GTGGACTTACCAGCACCGCTTGGCCCTACTAATGCGATTTTGTCACCACGTTTAATCTTCAGATTGATATCTTGTAACACATAATTCGCTGTATCATTGTACTTAAACCAAACATTTTGGAGCGCCATAATATTATTTGAAGATATTACTTGTGGTTCAGAGACAACGTGAGGCTCAGCACTATCTAGAAAATCGAATAACACATCACTTGAGCCTTCACTTTGTTTACCTGTATGGAATGACTGACCTAAGTCTTTAATAGCATTGTAAAATTCAGGTGCCAAAATAATAACAATGGCCGCTGTTTCAAAATTTATATTGTGAAATAACACAAGGCCTAAACCTACTTCCAATGCGACTAAGCCAATACCCAACATGGTAATGAATTCTAGCATCAAACCAGACAAAAAAGCACTGCGTAAAATAATCATAGTTAACGTTCTAAAATGCGTGCTTTCTTCATATAATTCGCGTTCTGTGTGTGCAGTACGATTGAATAACTTCAAAGTGACTAAGCCTTTTACTTTATTTAAAAATTGTTGACTAAATTGATTTAAATAAGTCATTTTATCTTTAGCTTCATCTCGCGTTTTCAATCCAAAAATAATATAAAACAACGGTATAAAAGGTGCCGTAACAAGCATAATTAAAGCTGTATTTAAATGTATAAAGAACATCGCTACAATGATAAAAAATGGTATCATCATTGACTTAAATACTTGAGGAAAATAACTATTAAAAAATGGTAGTATACCGTCTATAATTTCAGTAACTACATTGACTTGGCTACCAATTGGCGTATTCGAATTTTTATCGATTGCCTGTTGTCGAAAATGTTGTGCGACTTTAGAAGCCATTCGGTTACCTAAGTTCAGATTTAACATGTTAAAAGTAGCTCTTAATAATAAAACCACTCCAGTTAAACTGATTAACCCATATATTTGAAAATGCTTATTAATTAATACTTCGTTTAAAACTTTAGCAATAGCTATGTTTTGTATTACAACTGTTAAAGCTAAAAACATGCTGACAATCGCCATGCCTATTAAATATATTTTATATTCCATCGCAATCTTTGTTAATCTTTTCACAAGTATCACCTAAATTACATTATAGTCTCTTTGTTATATTTTTAAATGAATAAGGTTTGTATTTTCCATCAAATTCATAAGGCTTTACATATTTTTGTCACAAACGCTATATATCCTTGATACCTAGAGGATATAAACTTCGTTTAGTATTTTCTACAAACATGAATAGTATTACTATTATTAATATATCTTTACATAATTTCATGATATTATAAGAAAATGAATTATGTAAAAAATTAATAATAGAGATGAAAGTAGGTAACTTATGTTCATTCTTGAATTGATCAAAGGAATTATATTAGGCATTGTTGAAGGTTTAACAGAATTCGCACCAGTTTCCTCTACTGGACATATGATTTTAGTTGATGATATGTGGTTAAAATCAAGCGCATTTTTAGGCTCTGAATCGGCATTTACTTTTAAAGTAGTCATTCAGCTCGGCTCCGTTTTTGCAGCTGCATGGGTCTTTAGAGAACGTTATTTTGAAATGCTTCATATAGGAAAATATAAATCCCAACCTATAGATGGTCTAAGGCATAAACCTAAACGCTTAAATCTATTACACATTTTAGTAGGTATGATACCTGCAGGTGTGTTGGGACTACTATTTGATGATGTTATTGAAAAGTATTTATTTAGTGTTCCAACTGTAATGATTGGTTTGCTAATCGGTGCTGTCTACATGATTATGGCCGATATTTATAGCAAAAAAGTACCTAATCCTAAAACAGTGGACCAAATAAATTATTTACAAGCTTTTATTATTGGATTATCACAAGCCATTGCTATGTGGCCCGGTTTCAGTAGATCTGGCTCTACCATATCGACGGGTGTACTTATGAAAATGAATCATAAAGCAGCTTCAGACTTTACATTTATGATGTCTGTGCCAATTATGCTAGGTGCAAGTTGTTTATCACTAATAAAAAATATTGAATTTATTCATTTAAATCAATTACCTTTCTATATTTTAGGATTTTTAGCAGCATTTGTATTTGGATTAATTACTATCAAATTATTCTTACATTTAATCAGTAAAGTTAAACTATTACCTTTTGCTATTTATAGAATAATTTTAGTAATCATTATTGCTATACTTTATTTTGGTTTTGGTATAGGTCATCATATTACAAGTGCATAATATTTGTGGGACATTATTTTTAACATTAAATGTTATGATTAATGTCCCTTTTCTATTAGAAATGTTAATATTAAAACTTAAGTAAATGAATATTTGTTAATTCATTTGTAGCGTTTATTGTCGTCAGACAAAGGGTAAATGTTACATAGTATATTTATATGGAGGCAACGTTATGGACAAAAAGAATTTAGTGAAAACATTAATTAACGTTTTACCAATCTTTCTCGTTCCACTTGTTTTAGAACGTAAACGTATTAATGAACAACCAGATGTTAAAAAAGCAACTGATGCTACAGTGAAAGCTTCAAAAACGGTAGCACATAAATCTGTTCAGTTCAAAGATGCTGTTGTAGATAAATCAGGTGATGCAAAAGATTATGTTGTTGAAAAGAAACAGCATTTGGACGAAAAACGTCAGCTTAAACAAATTGCCAAAGAGAGCGACCCAGCTTATATAGAAAAACAAGAAGAAAAAGCTGCTAAAGAAAGACACAAAGAAGCTGAGAAGTTAGATAAAAAATTACAAAAACGTATTGAAAAACGTCATAAAGAAGAAGAAAAATTACGTGCAGAGAACCAATCTGAACGCATTAAAAGTATTAAAAAAGCCAACAAGTATATGGATGAAGTTGGCTTAACTCCTGGTAAAGTTGATAAAGAAACTGAGAAAAAAGGTGACAAACTTGCCAAGGAAAATCGTAAAGAAATTAGTAAGTTAGATAAAATTTTACAAAAACGCATCGACAAAAGACATAAAGAAGAAGAAAAAGAGCTGGAAAAAAATAAAAAAGCACGCCTTGCCGAATTTAAAAAATATAAAAATTATGACGCTAAGAGTGTCGTAAAACAAAATAAAGAGCAAGACGAATAAGCTATTTATGACTAGAGTTATAATAGATGGAGATGCTTGTCCTGTTACTCATTCAGTTATTGAAATGACTACAGGGACAGGCATTTTTGTTATCATTGTACGCAGTTTCAGCCACTTTTCTACAGCTATCCAGCCCGACCATGTGCGTACCATTTATGTTGATAGTGGCCCAGAAGCCGTCGATTACAAGATTGTACAAATTACAAAACCTAACGATATCGTTATTACACAAGACTATGGATTAGCTAGTTTACTTCTAAATAAAGTCGCAATTGTATTACATCATTCCGGCCGTCATTATACGAATGACAATATCGACACTTTGCTCGCTCAGCGACACGCTAACGCACAATTTAGAAAAAGCGGCGGAAGAACTAAAGGCCCTTCTAAATTCACTTCTGAGGATCAAGTGCAATTTAAAGTAAAACTAGCACAAATTTTAAAAGATTACATAGAAGAGGAGTAATGAGCATGAAAAAAATTGCAGTATACTGTGGTGCAAGTAAAGGTAACAATCCTATATATGTTAAAGAAGCGTATAATTTAGGAAAATATATGGCAGAAAAAGGTTATGAGTTAATATTTGGTGCCGGTTCAGTTGGCATTATGGGCGCAATTCAAGATGGCGTATTAGACGCTGGTGGTAAAGTAACCGGTGTAATGCCTAAAATGCTTGATGAGCGCGAAATTACGAGTCAAAAAGTTAGCGAACTGATACTTGTTGATTCTATGCACGAACGTAAAAACAAAATGGCAGAATTGGCCGATGCTTTCGTTATGGCTCCTGGTGGTGCTGGTTCTTTAGAAGAATTTTTCGAAATGTATAGTTGGTCACAAATAGGAATTCACCAAAAGCCAATTGCAATGTTCAATATCAATAACTTTTTTGACCCGTTAGCAGATTTATTGTTACATATGATTGACGAAGGATTTATTGACCAAAAATATAAACAACTAGCCCCATTATGTAATACAAAAGAAGATTTACTCACTACTTTAGAACAATACAAACCACTCGGTATACGTACTTATGATTAAAAAAGAATGTAGCTTATTAGCTACATTCTTTTTATTTACTTAACTTTTTATAGTATCTGACATGTTTTTTTAATGGATTATAATTACTTAAATCGGGATACTCAAAGTGGTCGTAAAATTGCATGTTTATTTTTTCCATTACTTTAATAGAGCTAATATTTTGTTCTGCAGTTAGGGCATAAACTTCTTCGATACCTTTTGACGCAGCATAGTCTAACACCGCTTCCGCACCTTCTGAAGCAATACCGTTGCCCCATACTTCAGGTATTAATCTCCAACCAATTTCATAAAACGGCAATTCTTCAAAGCTATATTTACTGTCTGTGGCTATATAATTCACACCTATAAACCCTAGCCAACCTCCTGTTTCTTTCAGTTCGACAGCGAATAATCCTATGCCGTGTTCTTTAATAATCTCGTCCATCTTTTGCATATCTAATTCAGAACGACGATAACTTAATAAGCTAGGAAAGAAACGTCTAACTTGTTGATTTGCATTCATTTGTTGAAATGGTAATAAATCTTCTTCATGCCAATCTCTTAAAATAAGACGATCAGTTTCGATATAAACTGTCATAATTCACACCTCGTTATTACTAATGGTAATGATAGTATTATAAAAAAGTAACGCGTTATGACTAATCATATCGCGCTACGTAATAGTTTTTATAAATAAAATTGCTGTTATGCCTTAGTAATATAACTAATTAACTCTACGTTAACAGCTACTTCTTTTAATCTGTTTCTTTCGCTTTTTGGAGCCGTAAATGTAGCATCTATTAAATCATTTTGATGATTTAATCTATATGTAGCTACGAATGTATCAGTATCTGATTCAAAATTAGGTAAATGTGCAACGACACGTTTAATTTCACCAGTAGAATCTTTTATTTGTCTACCTGTAATATTTTCTAATTCTTTACCTAGTTCAGGTAACGTAATTGAACGACCTTCTAAAATATTAAAATCTTGTTCATGCATGAATACTCCCTCGCTTTCTTCACCAGTCATCAAATTATAGCTATTTATTACGAATTCATTTAAAAGTCTAACGTTAATATTTTACATTTATCGTGATATCTCATAAATCATTTAATCTTGTACTTCAATTTTTATTTTATGACAAGTACATACCCTTTAAAGTTGAAGCTAAAACCCTTACAAATTATTTTACAGGAAACATTGTAACATATTTGTTAATATTAATTAAATAATTTTTCTATTAGTTATACATATATATTTCTAATAGCGTCCATAATTCGTTCGTTTACTTATCTTTCTTTTTATCCGAATCTTTTTTCTTATCACTACTATCGTCACTAGTAGAACCACTATCAATATCCTTTTCTAGTTGGTCTGCTTGATCTTTTAGTTTATCTTGTTGCTTGGATAATTTTTCCTTTTGTTGTTTTAATTCTTTATTTTCTTTCTCTAATTTACTAATGTCTTTTTGTAATGATTCTTTTTCTGCACTTTTGCCACAACCTGATAAAGCGATGGTCGAAGCTAATATTAGAACAATCCACTTTTTCATACGTGAGCTCCTTATCATTATACTATCAAGCATTATTTTACCATTATTTCTTACGTTGTTCATCCATTGTTGTAAGTTCCTTAGACATT
The Staphylococcus kloosii genome window above contains:
- a CDS encoding ABC transporter ATP-binding protein/permease is translated as MKRLTKIAMEYKIYLIGMAIVSMFLALTVVIQNIAIAKVLNEVLINKHFQIYGLISLTGVVLLLRATFNMLNLNLGNRMASKVAQHFRQQAIDKNSNTPIGSQVNVVTEIIDGILPFFNSYFPQVFKSMMIPFFIIVAMFFIHLNTALIMLVTAPFIPLFYIIFGLKTRDEAKDKMTYLNQFSQQFLNKVKGLVTLKLFNRTAHTERELYEESTHFRTLTMIILRSAFLSGLMLEFITMLGIGLVALEVGLGLVLFHNINFETAAIVIILAPEFYNAIKDLGQSFHTGKQSEGSSDVLFDFLDSAEPHVVSEPQVISSNNIMALQNVWFKYNDTANYVLQDINLKIKRGDKIALVGPSGAGKSTLAKIISQQLQPASGEIYTNEHTINFGVLSQHPYIFNTSIRNNVTMFDDTIADKVINNVLAEVNLIDKISQLEAGIDTHIGEGGEMLSGGEMRRIELARVLLLQPDVVIFDEPTTGLDIRTEKIIQAAIARHFQQQTIIFIAHRDSTIRQADIIIELSQGKVQNIDSLTSAVKLKGDDFQ
- a CDS encoding undecaprenyl-diphosphate phosphatase codes for the protein MFILELIKGIILGIVEGLTEFAPVSSTGHMILVDDMWLKSSAFLGSESAFTFKVVIQLGSVFAAAWVFRERYFEMLHIGKYKSQPIDGLRHKPKRLNLLHILVGMIPAGVLGLLFDDVIEKYLFSVPTVMIGLLIGAVYMIMADIYSKKVPNPKTVDQINYLQAFIIGLSQAIAMWPGFSRSGSTISTGVLMKMNHKAASDFTFMMSVPIMLGASCLSLIKNIEFIHLNQLPFYILGFLAAFVFGLITIKLFLHLISKVKLLPFAIYRIILVIIIAILYFGFGIGHHITSA
- a CDS encoding YaiI/YqxD family protein, yielding MTRVIIDGDACPVTHSVIEMTTGTGIFVIIVRSFSHFSTAIQPDHVRTIYVDSGPEAVDYKIVQITKPNDIVITQDYGLASLLLNKVAIVLHHSGRHYTNDNIDTLLAQRHANAQFRKSGGRTKGPSKFTSEDQVQFKVKLAQILKDYIEEE
- a CDS encoding LOG family protein, with product MKKIAVYCGASKGNNPIYVKEAYNLGKYMAEKGYELIFGAGSVGIMGAIQDGVLDAGGKVTGVMPKMLDEREITSQKVSELILVDSMHERKNKMAELADAFVMAPGGAGSLEEFFEMYSWSQIGIHQKPIAMFNINNFFDPLADLLLHMIDEGFIDQKYKQLAPLCNTKEDLLTTLEQYKPLGIRTYD
- a CDS encoding GNAT family N-acetyltransferase codes for the protein MTVYIETDRLILRDWHEEDLLPFQQMNANQQVRRFFPSLLSYRRSELDMQKMDEIIKEHGIGLFAVELKETGGWLGFIGVNYIATDSKYSFEELPFYEIGWRLIPEVWGNGIASEGAEAVLDYAASKGIEEVYALTAEQNISSIKVMEKINMQFYDHFEYPDLSNYNPLKKHVRYYKKLSK
- a CDS encoding SA0632 family lipoprotein, giving the protein MKKWIVLILASTIALSGCGKSAEKESLQKDISKLEKENKELKQQKEKLSKQQDKLKDQADQLEKDIDSGSTSDDSSDKKKDSDKKKDK